One Marasmius oreades isolate 03SP1 chromosome 2, whole genome shotgun sequence DNA segment encodes these proteins:
- the TVP38 gene encoding Tlg2-vesicle protein translates to MAAGEPSANCTGLWFSLKYYFVTILRRYQRLPTYGKLLIWLVTLFYLCLGIFVIVVSPSRIAQFLYDQAKKLSETRFGWLVLGGAIILISFPPMTGHSTLTTLCGFAYGMKGFAITAVASVLGSALAFTILRTLFTARLRSWSSKNEKWQALESVMRAKGLSLIILVRVSPFPPWVYSNSLFASIESVSLWQFVVATLFIFPKLLLQVFVGSRIAALSDGDSRGHMDKHTRVLNGLLIGGGITFAICASALVYTLVQRHIKNLPELPQDVDDLAAEAIEVYDESAPLLGPESLTDDV, encoded by the exons ATGGCCGCAGGTGAACCCAGTGCCAATTGTACTGGACTCTGGTTTTCTCTCAAATATTACTTTGTGACCATTCTTCGCCGATATCAGAGGTTGCCCACATATGGAAAG CTTTTGATATGGCTGGTCACACTATTCTACCTCTGTTTAG GAATATTTGTTATCGTCGTTTCGCCGAGTCGCATTGCACAGTTCCTGTATGATCAAGCCAAGAAGTTATCCGAAACGAGGTTCGGTTGGCTTGTCCTCGGGGGCGCGATTA TTCTCATCTCATTTCCTCCGATGACTGGGCACTCGACTCTGACGACTTTATGTGGCTTTGCATATGGCATGAAGGGTTTCGCAATCACCGCAGTCGCATCTGTTCTTGGTTCTGCGCTTGCCTTTACGATATTACGGACGCTTTTTACCGCAAGACTTCGCTCATGGTCATCCAAGAACGAGAAGTGGCAAGCACTCGAGTCTGTTATG AGAGCAAAAGG TCTTTCTTTAATCATTCTCGTCCGAGTGAGCCCCTTCCCGCCATGGGTGTACTCCAATTCCTTGTTTGCT TCAATAGAATCCGTTTCGTTATGGCAATTCGTTGTAGCCACCCTGTTCATCTTCCCTAAGTTGCTATTGCAAGTCTTCGTTGGCTCTCGTATCGCAGCACTATCCGACGGTGATAGTAGGGGCCACATGGACAAAC ACACGAGGGTCCTGAACGGTCTCCTCATTGGCGGCGGTATCACCTTTGCAATTTGCGCCAGCGC ACTCGTATACACTCTTGTTCAACGTCATATCAAGAACTTGCCAGAACTTCCCCAAGATGTAGACGATTTGGCTGCAGAAGCTATTGAAGTGTATGATGAATCAGCACCGCTATTAGGACCCGAGTCCTTGACCGACGACGTCTAG
- a CDS encoding uncharacterized protein (MEROPS:MER0003372), protein MKAGGKYYFSRNQSGVVAFTLPQKWKQGAGLSIVATHIDSPNLRVRPISKRENAGYLQVGIETYGGGIWHSWLDRDLSLAGRVITADKTGQYSSRLVKIHRPILRIPTLAIHLDRDVNNSLKFNQETEFVPVLGLMASQLNAPGGAEEKKNDSPPVTSISENHHSSLIALLSGELSVAPEEIHDFELHLYDTQPAVLGGLNNEFIFSPRMDNQFSSFCAIEALIGTASSNLFPSLEGNVNVIALFNHEEVGSVSTTGAESNLLPSLLNRLSPTPETLGQSISRSFLLSCDMSHAIHPNYTSKHEENHKPHMNGGIVIKTNAKQRYTSDAVGAFIVKKLIEKKGGKVQEYEVRNDMTCGSTVGPHLSTIGMRTVDVGSPMLSMHSIRETAGSQ, encoded by the exons ATGAAAGCTGGGGGGAAGTATTACTTCAGCAG GAATCAGTCTGGTGTCGTCGCATTCACTCTTCCTCAAAAATGGAAGCAAGGGGCCGGTTTAAGTATCGTAGCCACCCATATCGATAGCCCAAATCTCAGA GTTCGCCCGATCTCGAAACGAGAGAATGCTGGTTATCTTCAAGTCGGGATCGAAACGTACGGTGGAGGGATTTGGCATTCTTGGTTAGATCGGGACCTCTCGCTTGCAGGAAGGGTAATCACTGCTGATAAGACGGGACAGTATTCCTCTCGCCTTGTCAAAATCCACCGACCGATCTTGCGAATTCCCACTCTGGCTATCCATC TGGACAGAGATGTAAACAACAGTTTAAAGTTCAATCAAGAGACTGAATTCGTCCCGGTTCTTGGCCTCATGGCTTCGCAACTCAATGCTCCGGGTGGCGctgaagagaagaaaaacgATTCGCCTCCGGTCACGAGTATCAGTGAAAACCATCATTCTTCTCTTATTGCATTACTTTCGGGTGAATTGTCTGTTGCGCCTGAGGAAATTCACGACTTTGAACT GCATCTTTACGACACTCAGCCAGCTGTTCTCGGAGGTTTGAATAACGAATTCATTTTTAGTCCCCGAATGGATAACCAGTTCTCATC TTTCTGTGCTATCGAAGCTCTGATTGGGACGGCTTCTTCCAATCTATTTCCAAGTCTCGAAGGCAACGTGAATGTCATCGCCTTATTCAACCACGAGGAAGTTGGTAGTGTTTCTACTACCGGTGCAGAATCAAACCTCCTTCCATCactcttaaatcgtttgtcGCCGACTCCAGAAACCCTAGGACAAAGTATCTCTCGGTCCTTCCTCCTATCTTGTGATATGAGCCACGCCATTCACCCTAACTATACTTCCAAACACGAAGAAAACCACAAACCGCATATGAATGGCGGCATAGTCATCAAGACCAACGCGAAGCAACGATATACTAGTGACGCTGTTGGCGCCTTCATCGTGAAAAAGTTGATTGAGAAGAAAGGTGGAAAAGTTCAGGAGTATGAAGTCCGAAACGACAT GACTTGCGGTTCCACGGTCGGACCACACCTATCCACTATCGGCATGAGGACGGTGGATGTTGGGTCTCCAATGTTATCTATGCACTCCATCAGAGAAACGGCTGGTTCACAGTAA
- the RNR2_1 gene encoding Ribonucleotide-diphosphate reductase (RNR), small subunit, producing the protein MSPTVAPRFPSPGPTPSKKAAAALQAFSLETPTKKSTKKDVPLIDDKRRSTSPLTGEDSDVEEEVEVDDLDELRKRFVGDVELPESEEPLLQETKRRFVLFPIQYPEIWQMYKKAEASFWTAEEMDLSKDLHDWNNRMNDNERHFISHVLAFFAASDGIVNENLVERFSNEVQVAEARCFYGFQIMMENIHSETYSLLIDTYIKDPRQREFLFDAVETIPCVKRKADWALTWISDKRSTFGERLIAFAAVEGIFFSGSFAAVFWMKKRGLMPGLAFSNELVSRDEGMHTDFACLLFSHLKRRPHPDTVRRVITEAVEIEQEFLTDALPVSLIGMNSKLMCQYIEFVADRLLVALGNDKIYNSTNPFDFMDMISLQGKTNFFEKRVSDYSKAGINHGVTESTAQPTSKAFVLDEDF; encoded by the exons ATGTCTCCCACCGTTGCACCTCGCTTTCCCTCTCCTGGCCCCACTCCCTCTAAGAAG GCGGCTGCAGCTCTTCAAGCTTTCTCACTAGAGACTCCAACCAAGAAGTCCACCAAAAAAGACGTGCCTCTCATCGATGACAAGCGTCGTTCGACCTCTCCACTCACCGGCGAAGATTCGGacgtggaggaggaggtagAGGTTGATGACCTTGACGAATTGAGAAAACGGTTTGTAGGTGATGTTGAGCTCCCCGAGA GTGAGGAACCTCTTCTGCAAGAAACTAAGCGTCGCTTTGTCCTTTTCCCGATCCAGTACCCTGAG ATATGGCAAATGTATAAGAAGGCTGAAGCGTCGTTTTGGACTGCCGAAGAGATGGACCTCTCCAAAGATTTACACGACTGGAACAACCGCATGAATGACAACGAGCGTCACTTTATTTCCCACGTTCTTGCATTCTTTGCTGCCTCTGACGGCATTGTCAACGAAAATCTCGTGGAGCGTTTTTCCAACGAAGTTCAGGTTGCTGAAGCTCGATGCTTCTATGGATTCCAGATAATGATGGAAAATATTCACTCGGAAACATACTCTCTCCTCATTGATACCTATATCAAAGATCCTCGTCAACGCGAATTCCTCTTTGACGCGGTGGAAACTATTCCGTGCGTGAAACGCAAGGCCGATTGGGCCCTCACTTGGATCTCGGACAAACGTTCTACCTTCGGAGAGCGTCTTATCGCCTTCGCCGCCGTTGAAGGTATCTTCTTCTCTGGTTCCTTTGCTGCTGTTTTCTGGATGAAGAAACGCGGCCTTATGCCTGGCTTGGCATTCTCAAATGAGCTCGTCAGTCGAGATGAAGGCATGCACACCGACTTCGCTTGTCTTCTCTTCAGTCACCTCAAGCGTCGGCCACATCCTGATACGGTTAGGCGTGTCATTACCGAGGCTGTCGAGATTGAGCAAGAGTTCCTGACCG ATGCTCTTCCCGTTAGCCTCATTGGAATGAACTCAAAACTCATGTGCCAGTACATCGAATTTGTGGCTGATCGCCTGCTCGTTGCCCTCGGGAATGACAAGATCTACAACAGTACCAACCCATTCGACTTTATGGACATGATCTCGCTGCAAGGCAAAACAAACTTCTTTGAGAAACGTGTATCTGATTATTCGAAGGCTGGTATCAATCACGGCGTTACAGAGTCGACGGCACAACCGACATCGAAAGCATT TGTCCTCGACGAAGATTTCTAG
- a CDS encoding uncharacterized protein (CAZy:GT57): protein MTTASTAAAPQKSDVLDNPTSTTKDTGGPTSQWTLLPSEWDILLFSTALKILLFPAYRSTDFEVHRNWLAITHSLPLSKWYFDTTSQWTLDYPPFFAYFEKLLSIPAYFIDPKIVDLNNSNYDAWSVIAYQRSTVILTELVLGAALIKFVRGAADPAMQRCISASMFLHPGFLIVDHIHFQYNGFMFGIMLWSILMARNGHKLASGILFATLLNLKHLYMYLAPAYFIYLLRSFCLSPSGKLQIKNFLALANAVIAVFIASFGPFIAMGQIPQLLSRLFPFTRGLNHAYWAPNAWALVTTMDRILLRFVQKMALDVPINSDGVASSSRGLVGDTIFAVIPNVKPIHTFTITIGLQSAILVKLWSRPTYKSFLTALTLCGYTSFLFGWHVHEKAILMVLVPLSLLAAERQAYFRTFVIASVAGVFSLFPLLFTPAESIIEVVYSIGWLIFTYLPISKRVYEFPQSFFYVLLDIVERIYLFGFIFLQLFVTLFPLVASRWKGGNTDPTASMEFLPLMVTSVYCAIGLVWAYIRLIFVYIHDETTYQGQLSVIQ, encoded by the exons ATGACCACGGCCTCGACAGCTGCAGCTCCTCAGAAATCTGATGTTCTTGATAACCCTACGTCGACTACAAAAGATACTGGAGGCCCTACATCGCAATGGACCTTATTACCCTCCGAATGGGACATTCTCTTGTTCTCTACTGCCCTCAaaatccttctctttcccgCATA TCGCTCAACAGACTTCGAGGTGCATAGAAATTGGCTCGCCATAACGCATTCTCTTCCGTTGTCGAAATGGTATTTCGAT ACAACCTCTCAATGGA CACTTGATTATCCGCCATTCTTCGCGTACTTCGAGAAATTACTCTCTATACCTGCCTACTTCATCGACCCCAAGATAGTCGACCTAAACAACTCGAACTATGACGCATGGTCCGTGATAGCATACCAACGCTCGACAGTCATATTGACTGAACTCGTCCTCGGGGCGGCTCTGATCAA GTTCGTTCGGGGAGCCGCCGACCCAGCGATGCAGCGCTGTATCTCAGCATCCATGTTTTTGCATCCCGGGTTCCTTATTGTTGATCATATACATTTTCAGTACAATGGGTTCATGTTCGGCATTATGTTATGGTCTATTCTGATGGCTCGCAAT GGTCACAAGTTAGCCAGTGGAATTCTATTTGCTACGTTGCTCAATTTGAAACATCTGTACATGTACCTGGCA CCAGCTTATTTCATCTATCTTCTTAGATCGTTCTGCCTGTCCCCTTCTGGGAAATTACAGATCAAGAACTTCCTCGCACTCGCAAATGCCGTTATCGCAGTTTTTATCGCATCGTTTGGGCCATTTATCGCTATGGGGCAAATCCCTCAGCTACTATCCCGTCTGTTCCCTTTCACTCGAGGTCTGAACCACGCCTACTGGGCACCCAATGCCTGGGCGCTCGTCACTACCATGGATAGGATTCTCCTGCGGT TTGTTCAAAAAATGGCCCTTGACGTTCCAATAAATTCAGATGGTGTCGCATCATCCTCTCGTGGTCTCGTTGGAGACACGATTTTCGCGGTTATACCGAATGTGAAACCCATTCACACATTTACAATCACGATCGGCCTTCAATCG GCCATTCTTGTTAAACTATGGTCGAGGCCGACGTATAAATCCTTCTTGACAGCCTTGACACTCTGTGGTTATACATCCTTCTTATTTGGATGGCATGTCCATGAAAAAGCGATATTGATGGTTCTCGTTCCCCTTAG TTTATTGGCTGCAGAAAGGCAGGCATATTTCCGTACATTCGTAATCGCCTCGGTGGCAGGCGTTTTTTCGTTATTCCCATTACTGTTCACCCCAGCCG AATCGATTATTGAAGTTGTATATTCAATTGGTTGGCTCATTTTTACCTACCTTCCCATCTCAAAGCGCGTTTACGA ATTCCCGCAGTCCTTCTTTTATGTTCTCCTGGATATTGTAGAGAGGATATATCTGTTTGGATTTATATTTCTACAGCTCTTTGTCACGTTGTTCCCGCTCGTCGCCTCCAGGTGGAAAGGCGGCAACACCGATCCGACCGCTAGTATGGAATTCTTACCTCTCATGGTGACGAGTGTGTACTGCGCCATAGGTCTTGTGTGGGCCTACATCAGACTCATCTTCGTCTATATCCACGACGAGACAACATACCAAGGGCAGCTCAGTGTAATACAGTAG
- a CDS encoding uncharacterized protein (BUSCO:EOG09260EE7), giving the protein MVQSYLRHGPTQAFGVVCSSSSNSLYDGKLAYVPALEDVLVWDVKKGQMLAMWHETGHRSEVTCIHRSPKQNIFAVGYADGSIRLWDSSGFVVTTFNGHKKAVTALAFNEQGTHLASGSQDTDLIIWDVVGEAGLYRLRGHRDQITCIKFLPVFSDIPSTSASSVFGMLLTTSKDTFMKLWDLSTQHCLQTIVAHRSDVWSMDIDIDQNLIFTGSGDGEVKAWKFDREVIFSGLKESDTGEIARAIETVAALPLSSKHRVSQISFHPTQPFLAVQSHDRSVEIFKIRTEEEIRKKQLRRKKRAKEKKEKARKTEDNKKDDKEPEEVEIGLVELFTPYAVVRGSGKIRSFDFGPGDSTTKSGIQIFTALSSNAIEVYSIPLPAKSKESPEPSRIHTVDLPGHRADVRTLCLSSDDQLLASASNGSLKIWNLKSTACIRTMECGSAVSSTFLPGDRHVAIGTKSGEILIFDISSSSLIESVLAHSGTVWSLHVRADGLAMVSGSADKEVKFWEFHHKDADNESNQSGRLLSLLHYRTLKMTDDVLSVRYSANNKFIAVALLDSTVKVFYQDSLKFFLSLYGHKLPVLSMDISSDSKLIVTCSADKNVKIWGLDFGDCHKSIFAHDESVMQVAFEKDSHYFWTAGKDKMVKYWDGDKFENIQRLEGHHGEIWALALSHHGNFVVTGSHDKSIRVWEKLDEPLFLEEEREKELEEIYERGIADTAASAETTAEMTGVSKQTTETVTAGERIIEALDLADGERETYEETLEGLQPPPRNPVLAAYDLEPEAYVLRVVEKVPSTALEDALLVLPFGKVISLMNYLNIWSLKQWNIPLVSRITFFLLKTHHHQIVANRIMRTSLIPLRKHLRLALQRQKEMVGYNLAALQYLRQRNAHESTATFFDEETVRAKISEVKKRKRVL; this is encoded by the exons ATGGTTCAGAGCTACTTGAGGCACGGTCCAACTCAG GCGTTCGGCGTCGTCTGCAGCTCGTCTTCCAACTCGCTATACGACGGTAAACTGGCCTATGTACCTGCCCTTGAAGATGTTTTGGTCTGGGATGTTAAGAAGGGTCAAATG TTAGCAATGTGGCATGAAACTGGCCATCGATCGGAAGTCACTTGCATCCACCGTTCACCCAAACAAAATATTTTCGCAGTGGGATATGCCGATGGCTCCATACGGTTGTGGGACTCCTCAGGGTTCGTTGTCACAACATTCAATGGCCACAAGAAAGCGGTCACTGCACTTGCTTTCAACGAGCAGGGAACCCATCTGGCTTCTGGGTCGCAAGACACTGACCTCATTATATGGGATGTGGTAGGAGAGGCCGGATTATACAG GCTCCGAGGACATCGAGACCAGATTACTTGTATCAAGTTTTTGCCCGTATTCAGCGACATTCCCTCGACTTCCGCGTCCTCCGTGTTCGGTATGTTACTCACAACCTCAAAGGATACTTTTATGAAGCTCTGGGACTTGTCTACACAACATTGCCTGCAGACCATTGTTGCCCACCGGTCTGATGTATGGTCAATGGATATCGATATTGACCAAAATTTAATATTTACCGGAAGTGGCGACGGCGAAGTGAAGGCCTGGAAATTTGACAGAGAGGTCATATTCAGCGGTTTGAAAGAAAGTGATACAGGAGAG ATTGCAAGAGCAATTGAAACCGTCGCGGCTCTCCCACTCTCCTCGAAGCATCGCGTATCCCAAATCTCTTTTCACCCTACACAACCCTTTCTTGCCGTTCAATCCCACGACCGGTCAGTTGAAATATTCAAAATCCGGacggaggaagaaattcgtAAGAAGCAACTCAGACGGAAAAAAAGGGCtaaagagaaaaaagaaaaggccCGCAAAACTGAGGACAACAAAAAGGATGACAAGGAACCTGAAGAGGTTGAGATCGGGCTCGTTGAGTTATTTACACCTTATGCGGTCGTTCGCGGAAGCGGAAAGATTAGGTCGTTTGACTTTGGTCCTGGCGACAGTACAACAAAGTCTGGCATACAG ATCTTTACCGCATTGTCCTCCAATGCAATAGAAGTGTATTCGATACCACTTCCAGCCAAATCAAAAGAGTCACCAGAACCTAGTCGAATTCACACTGTTGACCTGCCTGGCCACCGCGCAGATGTACGCACATTGTGTCTGAGTTCTGATGATCAATTACTCGCTTCAGCATCCAACG GATCCCTAAAAATCTGGAATTTGAAGTCAACTGCATGCATCCGCACGATGGAATGCGGATCAGCCGTATCCAGCACCTTCCTACCTGGTGACCGACAT GTCGCTATTGGGACGAAATCGGGAGAGATCCTCATTTTTgacatctcctcctcctccttgatAGAGAGCGTGTTGGCGCATTCTGGAACTGTTTGGTCCCTCCATGTTCGAGCTGACGGTCTTGCAATGGTCAGCGGAAGCGCGGACAAGGAAGTCAAGTTCTGGGAGTTCCACCACAAGGACGCGGACAATGAGAGC AACCAAAGTGGTCGACTGTTGTCGTTGCTTCATTACAGGACACTCAAGATGACAGATGATGTGCTATCTGTGAGATATAGCGCGAACAACAAATTCATCGCTGTAGCCCTCCTGGACTCAACGGTCAAAGTCTTCTATCAAGATTCACTGAAGTTCTTCCTGTCACTCTACGGACATAAG CTTCCTGTTCTCTCCATGGATATCTCGTCCGATTCAAAGCTCATTGTCACCTGCTCCGCAGACAAGAACGTTAAAATCTGGGGTCTCGATTTTGGTGACTGCCACAAGTCCATTTTTGCTCATGATGAGAGTGTGATGCAGGTTGCCTTTGAGAAAGACTCCCATTACTTTTGGACGGCTGGCAAAGACAAGATGGTGAAGTACTGGGATGGAGACAAG TTTGAGAATATTCAGCGACTTGAAGGACACCACGGGGAGATTTGGGCTCTTGCCTTGAGCCACCATGGCAATTTCGTTGTCACCGGCTCACACGACAAGTCTATTCGTGTCTGGGAAAAATTAGATGAACCT CTATTCCTAGAAGAGGAACGAGAAAAGGAGCTGGAGGAGATCTACGAACGGGGAATTGCCGATACTGCCGCTTCGGCTGAGACTACTGCCGAGATGACCGGCGTGAGCAAGCAAACGACGGAGACGGTTACGGCTGGGGAGCGGATTATCGAAGCTTTAGATCTGGCGGACGGAGAGCGCGAAACGTATGAAGAAACGCTTGAGGGGTTGCAGCCTCCTCCACGCAACCCGGTCCTCGCCGCTTATGACCTCGAACCGGAGGCTTACGTGCTTCGTGTTGTTGAAAAGGTTCCTAGCACAGCGCTGGAGGACGCACTGCTGGTACTGCCTTTCGGAAAAGTTATCTCCTTGATGAACTACCTCAACATCTGGTCGCTCAAG CAATGGAATATCCCACTCGTGTCACGTATCACATTCTTCTTGTTGAAAACACACCACCATCAGATTGTCGCCAATCGCATCATGAGAACATCGCTCATACCCTTGCGCAAGCATCTCCGCCTTGCTTTGCAGCGTCAGAAAGAGATGGTAGGATATAATCTCGCCGCACTCCAATACCTGCGCCAGCGCAATGCGCACGAGAGTACAGCTACGTTCTTCGACGAGGAGACGGTTCGAGCGAAGATCTCCGAGgtcaagaagaggaagagggtgcTATAA
- a CDS encoding uncharacterized protein (MEROPS:MER0003372), producing MTKMRYPVAPEAATRLLNFVNASPTPFHAVHNASQRLEEAGFRKLREVDAWDKEMKAGGKYYFSRNQSGVVAFTLPQKWKQGAGLSIVATHIDSPNLRVRPISKRENAGYLQVGIETYGGGIWHSWLDRDLSLAGRVITADKTGQYSSRLVKIHRPILRIPTLAIHLDRDVNNSLKFNQETEFVPVLGLMASQLNAPGGAEEKKNDSPPVTSISENHHSSLIALLSGELSVAPEEIHDFELHLYDTQPAVLGGLNNEFIFSPRMDNQFSSFCAIEALIGTASSNLFPSLEGNVNVIALFNHEEVGSVSTTGAESNLLPSLLNRLSPTPETLGQSISRSFLLSCDMSHAIHPNYTSKHEENHKPHMNGGIVIKTNAKQRYTSDAVGAFIVKKLIEKKGGKVQEYEVRNDMWVHPHVCIDQSADLFLDRTCGSTVGPHLSTIGMRTVDVGSPMLSMHSIRETAGSQ from the exons ATGACCAAGATGCGCTACCCCGTTGCTCCCGAGGCCGCTACACGTCTTCTGAACTTCGTGAATGCATCTCCTACCCCATTTCATGCAGTCCATAATGCCTCCCAGCGCCTCGAAGAAGCAGGATTTAGGAAG CTACGGGAAGTAGATGCTTGGGATAAAGAAATGAAAGCTGGGGGGAAGTATTACTTCAGCAG GAATCAGTCTGGTGTCGTCGCATTCACTCTTCCTCAAAAATGGAAGCAAGGGGCCGGTTTAAGTATCGTAGCCACCCATATCGATAGCCCAAATCTCAGA GTTCGCCCGATCTCGAAACGAGAGAATGCTGGTTATCTTCAAGTCGGGATCGAAACGTACGGTGGAGGGATTTGGCATTCTTGGTTAGATCGGGACCTCTCGCTTGCAGGAAGGGTAATCACTGCTGATAAGACGGGACAGTATTCCTCTCGCCTTGTCAAAATCCACCGACCGATCTTGCGAATTCCCACTCTGGCTATCCATC TGGACAGAGATGTAAACAACAGTTTAAAGTTCAATCAAGAGACTGAATTCGTCCCGGTTCTTGGCCTCATGGCTTCGCAACTCAATGCTCCGGGTGGCGctgaagagaagaaaaacgATTCGCCTCCGGTCACGAGTATCAGTGAAAACCATCATTCTTCTCTTATTGCATTACTTTCGGGTGAATTGTCTGTTGCGCCTGAGGAAATTCACGACTTTGAACT GCATCTTTACGACACTCAGCCAGCTGTTCTCGGAGGTTTGAATAACGAATTCATTTTTAGTCCCCGAATGGATAACCAGTTCTCATC TTTCTGTGCTATCGAAGCTCTGATTGGGACGGCTTCTTCCAATCTATTTCCAAGTCTCGAAGGCAACGTGAATGTCATCGCCTTATTCAACCACGAGGAAGTTGGTAGTGTTTCTACTACCGGTGCAGAATCAAACCTCCTTCCATCactcttaaatcgtttgtcGCCGACTCCAGAAACCCTAGGACAAAGTATCTCTCGGTCCTTCCTCCTATCTTGTGATATGAGCCACGCCATTCACCCTAACTATACTTCCAAACACGAAGAAAACCACAAACCGCATATGAATGGCGGCATAGTCATCAAGACCAACGCGAAGCAACGATATACTAGTGACGCTGTTGGCGCCTTCATCGTGAAAAAGTTGATTGAGAAGAAAGGTGGAAAAGTTCAGGAGTATGAAGTCCGAAACGACATGTGGGTACACCCTCATGTATGTATTGATCAATCAGCCGATTTATTCCTCGACAGGACTTGCGGTTCCACGGTCGGACCACACCTATCCACTATCGGCATGAGGACGGTGGATGTTGGGTCTCCAATGTTATCTATGCACTCCATCAGAGAAACGGCTGGTTCACAGTAA
- a CDS encoding uncharacterized protein (BUSCO:EOG09263LR1), with protein MLRRQIRERRQYVYAKSLEAQERQTYERKQQLKDALATGKSLPTELKKDAKRLGKELEFDEAQTDPTTHVDNEYSRAGIQDPKIVITTSRDPSSKLLQFAKEMRLVFPNSHRVNRGNYIIRELAEACRANDVTDLIVLHEHRGVPDAMIVSHFPHGPTVYFTLNNVALRHDIATYKESTVSEQYPHLIFENFTSKLGERIRDVLKYLFPVPKEDSKRVMTFANEDDFVSFRHHVFVKIPQQVQLAEVGPRFEMKPYEIRQGTLEQTEAEREWVLSHYSRTAKKRNLLTGSGSYSGPRHSNRPPTKKIKR; from the exons ATG TTACGACGTCAAATCCGAGAAAGGAGACAGTATGTTTATGCGAAATCGCTAGAAGCTCAAGAACGGCAGACCTATGAACGCAAGCAACAGCTAAAGGACGCGCTTGCAACTGGAAAATCTCTACCGACCGAACTCAAGAAAGATGCCAAGCGGTTAGGAAAAGAGTTGGAATTTGACGAGGCACAAACAG ACCCAACGACACACGTTGATAATGAATACTCTCGAGCCGGTATCCAAGACCCCAAGATTGTCATCACAACTTCAAGAGATCCCTCGTCAAAACTACTACAGTTTGCAAAG GAAATGAGATTGGTATTTCCTAACTCACATCGAGTCAACCGAGGGAATTATATTATAAGAGAGTTAGCAGAGGCGTGCAGAGCAAATGATGTGACGGATCTCATAGTTCTTCATGAGCACCGTGGTGTTCCCG ACGCCATGATCGTCTCGCACTTCCCTCACGGACCCACAGTCTATTTCACGCTAAACAACGTTGCATTGCGCCATGATATAGCAACGTACAAAGAATCGACGGTGTCAGAACAATATCCACACTTGATTTTCGAAAACTTCACCTCCAAATTAGGCGAAAGAATACGGGACGTGTTGAAATACCTATTTCCTGTACCGAAAGAAGATAGTAAAAGAGTTATGACCTTCGCGAATGAAGACGACTTCGTATCATTCCG GCATCATGTATTCGTGAAGATACCACAACAGGTTCAACTCGCTGAAGTTGGTCCTAGATTTGAGATGAAAC CCTACGAGATCAGGCAAGGAACGCTAGAGCAGACTGAGGCTGAGCGAGAATGGGTCCTTTCACATTATTCGAGGACGGCAAAAAAGCGCAATTTACTGACGGGCTCGGGCTCGTATTCCGGGCCCCGACATTCAAATCGTCCACCGACAAAGAAAATCAAGCGTTGA